A genomic stretch from Garciella nitratireducens DSM 15102 includes:
- a CDS encoding uracil-DNA glycosylase has protein sequence MEILKNDWKELLQEEFKKDYYLKIREFLKREYKTKTIYPDMYDIFNALHYTPYKDVKVVILGQDPYHGPNQAHGLSFSVKPGVAIPPSLMNIYKELQSDLKCYIPNNGYLKKWADQGVLLLNTVLTVRAGQPNSHRGIGWEIFTDRIIQLLNDRKDPIVFILWGKNAQSKRKMIHNPKHFIVQSVHPSPLSANRGFFGSKPFSKVNHFLRSSGKEPIDWQIENL, from the coding sequence ATGGAAATATTAAAAAATGATTGGAAAGAATTGTTACAAGAGGAGTTTAAAAAAGATTATTATCTAAAAATAAGAGAATTTTTAAAAAGAGAATATAAAACAAAAACCATTTATCCTGATATGTATGACATTTTCAATGCTCTTCATTATACTCCATACAAAGATGTGAAAGTAGTGATTTTAGGACAGGATCCCTATCATGGACCTAATCAAGCCCATGGATTGAGCTTTTCAGTGAAACCTGGAGTAGCAATTCCTCCTTCTCTTATGAATATTTATAAGGAGCTACAAAGTGATTTGAAATGTTATATTCCTAATAATGGATATTTAAAAAAATGGGCAGATCAGGGAGTTTTGCTTTTGAACACTGTATTGACAGTAAGAGCTGGACAACCTAATTCTCATAGAGGAATAGGCTGGGAAATTTTTACAGATAGAATTATACAATTATTAAATGATCGAAAAGATCCTATTGTTTTTATTTTATGGGGGAAAAATGCGCAATCTAAAAGAAAAATGATTCACAATCCGAAACACTTTATTGTACAATCAGTACATCCTAGTCCTTTATCTGCAAATAGAGGATTTTTTGGTAGTAAACCTTTTTCAAAAGTAAATCATTTTTTAAGATCTAGTGGAAAAGAACCAATAGATTGGCAAATTGAGAATTTATAA